The nucleotide window AGTGCGCATGGGCTCAAGCCTAGTGGCCGGGGGAGCCGCGCAAAGATGTTCCTACAGGGTCTGAGGACATCTTTCAAAAGGCACCTTTCGGGTTGCGCTTGCAAGGCAGCACGACCCGGGAAGTAATGGCCTAGGGTCGAAGGCCCCCTGGCCGACGCGGAGGTGCCGTTGTGCTCCGGATGATGAGTTCCGTCGGGACGATGATGCCCGGATCAAATTCTTCTTGCCTCAACGCGGCGAGTACGGAACGACCCGCGATTGCACCTTGTTCCCGCACGCTCTGATGCACGGTGGTGAGGTCGGCCAGGGCGCCCGCCGGGTGATCATCAATTCCTACGACTGAGATGTCCTCCGGTATTCGTAGGCCTGCCCTTCGGATCGTTCGAATCGCGCCGAGGGCCACCTCATCCGAGTGCGCGTAAACAGCGGTGGGTGGATCCTTCAGACTGAGCAGGGCGCCCATGGCTTTTGCGCCTTCTTCCCCTCCCCAGTCGACGGTCCTTACCAGACTCTCGTCTGAAACTATTCCTGCTTCCTCAAGGGCGGAGTAGTAGCCAGCCGAACGTTGATTGGTTTTTGGCCATCCCGGCGCAAGAGGGGTCTCGGCTGCGATCATGGCGATTCGTTTATGACCAAGGAACAAGAGGTGATCAACTGCCTGTCGCCCGGCACGGTGGTCATCGATGCACACGAACGGGTAGGAGGCACTCTGACCGCCGGCAGCGACGATTGCCACGCCCATCAGTTCCAGGCGTTTGCGTTCCTGTTCATCCACCGGAAAAGCCAGCACTACCACCGCGTCAACTTTCCGCCTTGCCGGTAGTCGCTCAAAAAAGTGCTGTCTGTGGTTGAGCGTGTCGATGTTGTAAAGAAGCAGGTCGAGGTCGGCACTGCGCAGCACTTCTTCCAAGCCTGCGAGCATCTCCCCGAAGAACCAGCGTGAAATGTGCGGAACGACCACCGCAACCCGCCCAGTATTGCCCGCCGCCAAGCGGGAAGCTTCCGGGGAGACGACATAAGAAAGTTCTTCAGCGACGGCGAGCACACGGGTGCGCGTAGCCGCAGACACGCCATATGCGTTGTTCAGTGCCCGTGAGGCGGTGGACAGCGACACGCCCGCACGGTTGGCTATATCGACGAGGTTTACCTTCTCTGAGACGTTGTACACAACCTGATCCTACCGTTCACTTCCCATTATCTCTCCGATATTCGGAAGCGTTGCCGAAAAACGTCTCGACTTTCCAGTGCTTTGATATGAAGGCACAAACCGAGAGGTGCCAGGGGCTTGACGTAACGCAGGTCACTCCCCGATAGTAGTTATCGGAAGCGCTTCCGAAAAAAGTTCAGCGCTAACTCTGCTATCGATAAACCGCTCCGGAGGAACCCAATGTCGCGTCGCCACCCATCTTCACTCGCCCACACTGTCCGCTTTTCCCGCCCGCAGGTCCTGTCCCTATCTGTGCTGACCGGCACGCTCGTCCTCACCGGCTGTTCCGGTCCAGGATCTGAGATTGATTCTTCGGGAACGGCACCCACTGATGTCAGCACCGATGTTGCGAGCAGCGAAGTCACGCTGAGAATGTTCGACGGGGCAGGTCTGACCGCGCTCGATGAGGCTCAGATCGCCGCTTTCGAGGAACAGAACCCTAACATCACCATCGAACTGACGACGGAGCCTGATGAGGTAATGAGCACAACACTCCCTCGGGTTCTCGCTTCAGAAGACCCCGCGTGTATTCACCGGGTGGGAACGCTGGAAAGCCACGTTGAGGACTCCTTGCTGACCAGCCTCGAGCCATACGCGGAGGCCTATGGGTGGGGTGCAATCCCTGCCTCTCAGCTCGTTCAGTACAGGGTGAATGAAGGTGGCGTACGGGGTGACGGTGACTTGTATGCCATGCCGTCGGGATTCGTGCTCGAGAGCTGGTACGTCAATAAGTCCACGGCGGCAGACCTTGGCATGAGCGAACCCCCCGCTACCCTGGCCGAACTCGAGACGGTGCTCGCCGCAGCAAAGGAAGCGGGCCAAACACCGATCATGGTCAATAACGCGGACGGTGGCTTAGGACACGTCTACCAGTTCCTGCTGAACTACTACATGGGTGCCGAAGCCACCAATGAGTGGATCTTCCGCACACCCGGAGCCACCATAGACTCGCCAGAGGGAATCCAGGCGGCTCAGACTCTCACCGACTGGATTGATGCGGGATACTTCAACGAGGACGCAAACGCCGTCGACGGCCAGCAGGCCCTTGGACGGTTCATGGCGGGAGAATCGGTATTCCTTCCCTCCGGGAACTGGAACGCAGGCCCCATCCAACAAAATATGGCAGACAATGCCGGATTCTTCCTTGCTCCTCCCGTGGAAGCAGAAGCAGCGCACGTCGCACAATCGAATGCTGCATCACCGTTCGGAATTCCGGCCAACTGCAAAAACAAGAACGAAGCAGCCGCCTACCTGAACTTCCTCCGCAGCGACGAAGCCCGGCAATCAGCCCTCGACAACGGCTATCTGCCCCTCGGTGAAGCCAGCGAAGCCTCCGCTCAGCCGACAACCGAGGGCGTTCTCGCCGATGTGCAGGCCGCCTTCACGCAACTCGCAGAAGATGACGGTGTGGTCGACTTCGTCCAGAACGCCACCCCTGGATTGCAAAGCAACGCATGGACACCGGAGGGGCAGGGACTGTTCGCCGGGGAAATCACGGCAGAGGAGTTCGTCAGCAATATCCAAGCCGTCTATGAGGAAGAAATCGGACGATGACGTCCACCAACACAGCCGTTACGTCCGGGGCCGGAGCACGCCTTCCTCGGTCCAGAAAGCGGCGGGCAGGCTTCAGCCGGTCGCAGGGCGCCCGCTGGACCGGATGGTGGTTCGCGGTTCCTGCGCTTGTCATGTACGCGGTTTTCGTCATCCGTCCCGTTGCCAGTTCCGTGCAGATTTCCTTTTACGACTGGGATGGCTTTGGACCGTCCACGTGGGTCGGACTGGATAACTATCGCCGCGTCTTCACTGATCCCGAACTGCTCGCAACCATTGGTAACGCCTTCTTTCTCATCATCTTCTTCACTGCGGTGCCGGTAGTTATGGGCCTGATCATCGCGGCCCTCATGCGGGAGATCAAAGGGAGGGTCTTCGGTGCAACAGCCCGAACGCTGCTCTTCCTACCCCAGATCATTCCCGGTGCAGCCGCGGCCATCGCCTGGACATGGATGTATTCCCGCGACGGTGTCGTGAACCAGTTTCTATCCTCAATAGGACTCGAAAGCTTCACCCGCGCATGGCTGGGTGACTTCGACTGGGCTCTGCCCGCCGTGGGATTCATCGGCACCTGGCTCTCAACGGGTCTCTGCACTCTCCTGCTTATGGCAGGGATTGGGAAAATCGATGGAAGCCTGTACGAAGCGGCCCGGCTGGACGGCGCGAACTTCCTGCAGCAAACGCGCTCCGTCACACTCCCCGGGCTGAAACAGGAACTTGGGGTCTGCGTAACCATCACGATCATCGCCGCCCTCGCAGCGTTCGACGTCGTGTTCCTGTCCACTCAGGGCGGTCCCGGCCGGTCAACGATGGTTCCTGGGGTGGAAATCTACCGGCTTGGTTTCGTCGAAAACCAACTCGGGCTCGCCAGCGCACTCGCTGTCGTCCTGGCGATTCTGGTTCTACTCGTCGTTGGGCCACTCCAGCGCGTCTTCAAGGAGCGTTGAGGAAATGCAAACCACAACCCGTCAGCAACTGCCCGGCATTGTCCTGATGATCGCTGCGATGCTGTTCTCAATCATTCCCCTGCTTAGCATGTTTTCTGCCGCGCTGCAGCCGCAAGGCACCGTGCCGGTGGGCATCTCCTGGCCCGCCGACCCCCAATGGCACAACTTCGTCGACGCCTGGAATGCCGCGAACATCACGACCCTGCTCGGATCAAGCAGTTTGATCGTACTGGGAGTCGTGCCCGCACTCGTGATCATCTCCACGATGGCCGCGTATGCCATCACGATACTGAACATCCCACTCGGCCGGATTCTCTTCCTCCTGCTCCTGGCCGGCCTAACCCTTCCGTTCGAGCTCACAATCATCCCGCTCTACCAGCAGATACAGGACATGGGCCTATTGAACAACCGGGTGGGCTTGATCCTCCCGCTGATCGCTCTGAACCTTCCGTTCGCAGTGTTCTGGATGCGGGCGCACTTCCTAACGGTTCCGCAAGAACTCAGTGAGGCCGCCGGCGTGGATGGAGCAGGCAGCTGGAATGCGCTCAGGCACATCCACATTCCTCTAGCCGGACCCGCATTGGCATCGCTGGCGCTCCTGACGTTCCTATCGACGTGGAACCAGTTCCTTCTCACTATCGTGCTGATTCAGGACGCCGAGAAGCGGACAATGGCCGGGGCCCTGCAAGCTTTCGTCGGCCAATACAGCACCGACGTCGTCTTGTTGAACGCCGGAGCACTGCTGATCATGGCACCGGTCATCGTCGTCTTCCTCCTGCTCCAGCGACATTTCGTCAAAGCCCTGCTTCAGGGCGCCACCAAAGGTTGAGCCCCACGTTGCCCCGCGCTATTTCACCAACACCCACCCGCAAACTCTTCGAAGGATCCATGAAACAGCCGAATAATGACACCGCTAACTGGTGGAAGAATGCAGTCATTTATCAGGTGTACCCACGTAGTTTCGCCGATTCGAACGCTGACGGCATCGGGGATCTTGCCGGCGTCACCAGTCGTCTGGAATATCTCGCCGACCTTGGCATCGACGCGATCTGGCTCAGCCCCTTCTACCCGTCCCCACTTGCCGATGGCGGCTATGACATCTCGAACTACCGCGACGTCGACCCGCGCCTCGGCACACTCGAAGACTTTGATCAACTGACCCGGGCAGCCCATGCACTGGGAATCAGGATCATCGTCGATATTGTGCCCAACCACACCTCAGAAGAACACCCCTGGTTCCAGCAAGCCCTCAATGCCGGTCCCGGATCACCCGAGCGTGACCGGTACATCTTCCATGACGGCAAGGGCGCCAATGGTGAGGAACCACCCGCGGACTGGCAATCACACTTCGGAGGCAGCGCCTGGGAACGCACCAACGACGGCCAATGGTATTGCCACCTTTTCGCGAAGGAGCAGCCCGACCTTAACTGGGGCAACCAGGAAGTAAGACAATACTTTTTGGACACATTGCGTTTCTGGTCGGACCGCGGAGTCGACGGATTCAGAGTCGATGTTGCGCACTCTCTGGCCAAAGACCTCTCCGAACCCCTTCGGAGCCAGCCCTACCTCGACACCCGGATCCCAGTAGACGGAACCGACCCCCTCTACGACCGCGATGAGGTTCACGCAATCTACGAGACTTGGAGGCAGGTCTTCAACGAGTATGACCCGCCCCGGATGGCCGTCGCTGAAACCTGGCATCCCACAAGCAAAAGGACATACCTTTACGCGCGCCCAACAGAACTGGGCCAGGTCTTCGACTTCTCTTTGCTCAAAGCATCATGGGGAGCCGCAGACTTCCGAGCCGTCATACAACGATCCCTTGACGACCACCACGGCGTCGGCGGCGGACTGACCTGGGTGCTTTCGAATCATGATGTTCCCCGCCACGCCTCCAGATACGCACTTCCCGACGACATCCATCCGGATCAATGGCTGATCAGCAACGGAACCAGTCCTATCGTTGATCAGAACCTTGGGCTGAGGCGGGCACGTGCAGCGACGCTAATGATGCTTGCGCTGCCGGGGTCCGCTTATCTATATCAAGGGGAAGAGCTCGGGCTTCCAGAAGTCCCCGACCTTCCCGAACACGCATTGCAGGACCCGGTATGGTTCCGAACGGGAGGCAAGCTCAAGGGCCGCGACGGATGTCGGGTCCCGCTGCCGTGGACCATCGCCGGACCGTCCTGCGGATTTGGAGCCGGAACAGCATGGTTGCCGCAGCCATCGGAGTTCGGGAAGTACTCCGTGGAAGCCCAGCAGGGCGTCGACGGGTCAACATTGGAAATGTACCGGGAGGCTTTGCGGCGGCGCCGGGAGATTCCAGCCCTCGCTTCCGCGGATTTCGCCTGGAGCGATGATCTGCCGACTGGGATTATCGGATTCAATCGCGGTGACGGGTTTCGTTGTCTCATGAATGCCGGATCAGAATCCCATCCCTTGCCTTCAGGAGCGAAGGTACTCTCTGCGAGCATCCCGGTCACTTCCGAGGGCATCCCGGCCGACTCTACCGTCTGGCTTTCCGTTTAGTCCGTCCCGGCTGCCCAGCCAGTCGGCTGTGCTCGCATCGTCCCAGCGAGGCGTGGCAGGCTAGCGCTTGTTCAGCGCCGCCAGCAGCCGGTGTTCCGCGTCCTCACCCGGTTTGATGCCACGCGGGATCCGGAGGAGGAAGAACAGGCCCAGCACCCACCACAGGCCGAACAGGATCCACGGCGGGGGCGTGAGAGCAGCAGGCATCCCCGGCAGGTACAGGCTGAGAAGGGCAAGGCACAGGACTACCGCCGCGATCCCGATCGCCTGGCCACCGTTTCCCGCTCCGCCGATCCGGAGCGGCCGTTCCATCGACGGTTCCTTCCGGCGCAGGATCACAAAGACCACGGCGACCAGGATGTAGGCGATCACGATGCTGGGGGCGCCTGAGTCGACCAGCCAGACAAGCATCGCCTCTCCGAAGAAGGGAGCCAGGAAGGACAGGGCGCCGATGAACATCAGGGCGTTCGCCGGCGTGCGGTAGGTCGGGTGCAGCTTTCCAAACCAACCCGGCAGCATCCCCGAACGCGCCATGGAGTACATCAGCCGGGAGGCTCCCAGCAGCAGCGAGTTCCAGGAGGTCAGGATTCCGGCGATTCCACCGGCGATGAGCACTTTGGCCATCAGGTCACTCCCGAAAAGTGCGCCCATCGCATCCGCGGTGGCGATGTCTGCCTGCGCGATCTCCTCAGCAGGCATGGCGGACGACGTCGTCAGGATGGTCATGACGTACCAGATGGTCGCGAGTATTACGGCGATGACAACCAGCCGGCCGATCTGGCGGGCGGGAATCTTCACTTCCTCCGCCGATTGCGGAATCACGTCGAACCCGACGAAGAGGAACGGGACTACCACGAGGACAGCGAAGAAGCCCGCAGATCCGCCGGTGAAGAGTGGCTGCATGTTCTCCGTGGAGCCGCCCGTGAAGGTTCCGAGCACAAGGACAGCACCGATGATCAGCAGGAAGAGCACCACAAAGGTTTGTGCCACGCCGGCAAGCTTCACACCGCGGATGTTGATGAAGGTGATGACGACGGCGGCAAGCGCACCGACAAGCGCCCAGGTGAGGTGTACCTGGCTTCCCGCGATCTCCCACAGCGGGACCTGGTTCAGACCGGGAAAAAGATACAGCGCCGTGCGGGGAAGCGCCACAGCCTCGAACGCCACAATGGTGACGTAGCCGCCGGTGATCGCCCAGGATCCGATGAATGACCAGCGGGGACCCATGCCGCGCAGCAGGAAGTTGTGTTCCCCACCTGCTTTGGGCATGGCGGCGGTCAGTTCCGCGTAGGTGAGCCCTACGACGCCCATGATGACGCCGCCGGCCACCATGGCCAAGACCGCACCGAGGGTTCCGGCGGAACCGATCCAGCCGCCGGTGAGCACCACCCAGCCGAATCCGATCATCGCCCCGAACCCCAGCGCGAGGGCGTCCCAGTTACCCAAGACCTTCAAAAGTGAGGCGTCCTCTGAACGCTCGGCTGTCCTTCGCTCTGCCATGGGTGCCGCCCTTCTCGCTAGCCCGGGATGTAAGTCCCAAACGTCAGTGTGAGATGAGCTTAGTCCTCCCGGTACCGGACCGATACGGGTCTTCCGCGCTAGGAAATGTTCACACGTGCCGGCGGGTTGTGGCCGGGGCACACCCAGCCGACGCCGGCGGTGATCCGGCGCTGCAGGTCTGCGGTCGTGCGTGCAGCGAGCGGGTTGTCACTGTTCAGGGCGCCATAGAAGCGTTTGATTGTTCCGCCGCGCTCAACCCGGACGGCGTCGCCGGTGAACAGGACGTCGTCGAGTTGGAAAGCCATTTGCCCGGGGGTGTGGCCGGGAATGGGGAAGGTGCTGAGTCCCTCGAAAAGTTCGCGTTCGCCGTCGAGCTCGGTCACCGTCTCAGGCACTTCGACCTGAGCCAGGCGAAAGAGCGCCCGGCGCACGCGCGTGGGAGGTGAAACATCGCGCCGCAGGATGGCGGCGTCCGCCGCACCGAGCCATACGGCCGCGTCCAGTTCACGTTGAAGGCGACGGGCGATCTGCGCATGGTCGGCGTCGTAGTGGGTGAGCAGGATGTCGGTCACCTGCCCGACAACAGGTGCAGCATCGCGCAACTCACCAAGCAGGGCGTCATACCCGCCGGCCATACCTGG belongs to Arthrobacter tumbae and includes:
- a CDS encoding LacI family DNA-binding transcriptional regulator → MYNVSEKVNLVDIANRAGVSLSTASRALNNAYGVSAATRTRVLAVAEELSYVVSPEASRLAAGNTGRVAVVVPHISRWFFGEMLAGLEEVLRSADLDLLLYNIDTLNHRQHFFERLPARRKVDAVVVLAFPVDEQERKRLELMGVAIVAAGGQSASYPFVCIDDHRAGRQAVDHLLFLGHKRIAMIAAETPLAPGWPKTNQRSAGYYSALEEAGIVSDESLVRTVDWGGEEGAKAMGALLSLKDPPTAVYAHSDEVALGAIRTIRRAGLRIPEDISVVGIDDHPAGALADLTTVHQSVREQGAIAGRSVLAALRQEEFDPGIIVPTELIIRSTTAPPRRPGGLRP
- a CDS encoding ABC transporter substrate-binding protein, whose amino-acid sequence is MSRRHPSSLAHTVRFSRPQVLSLSVLTGTLVLTGCSGPGSEIDSSGTAPTDVSTDVASSEVTLRMFDGAGLTALDEAQIAAFEEQNPNITIELTTEPDEVMSTTLPRVLASEDPACIHRVGTLESHVEDSLLTSLEPYAEAYGWGAIPASQLVQYRVNEGGVRGDGDLYAMPSGFVLESWYVNKSTAADLGMSEPPATLAELETVLAAAKEAGQTPIMVNNADGGLGHVYQFLLNYYMGAEATNEWIFRTPGATIDSPEGIQAAQTLTDWIDAGYFNEDANAVDGQQALGRFMAGESVFLPSGNWNAGPIQQNMADNAGFFLAPPVEAEAAHVAQSNAASPFGIPANCKNKNEAAAYLNFLRSDEARQSALDNGYLPLGEASEASAQPTTEGVLADVQAAFTQLAEDDGVVDFVQNATPGLQSNAWTPEGQGLFAGEITAEEFVSNIQAVYEEEIGR
- a CDS encoding carbohydrate ABC transporter permease, which encodes MTSTNTAVTSGAGARLPRSRKRRAGFSRSQGARWTGWWFAVPALVMYAVFVIRPVASSVQISFYDWDGFGPSTWVGLDNYRRVFTDPELLATIGNAFFLIIFFTAVPVVMGLIIAALMREIKGRVFGATARTLLFLPQIIPGAAAAIAWTWMYSRDGVVNQFLSSIGLESFTRAWLGDFDWALPAVGFIGTWLSTGLCTLLLMAGIGKIDGSLYEAARLDGANFLQQTRSVTLPGLKQELGVCVTITIIAALAAFDVVFLSTQGGPGRSTMVPGVEIYRLGFVENQLGLASALAVVLAILVLLVVGPLQRVFKER
- a CDS encoding carbohydrate ABC transporter permease; translated protein: MQTTTRQQLPGIVLMIAAMLFSIIPLLSMFSAALQPQGTVPVGISWPADPQWHNFVDAWNAANITTLLGSSSLIVLGVVPALVIISTMAAYAITILNIPLGRILFLLLLAGLTLPFELTIIPLYQQIQDMGLLNNRVGLILPLIALNLPFAVFWMRAHFLTVPQELSEAAGVDGAGSWNALRHIHIPLAGPALASLALLTFLSTWNQFLLTIVLIQDAEKRTMAGALQAFVGQYSTDVVLLNAGALLIMAPVIVVFLLLQRHFVKALLQGATKG
- a CDS encoding glycoside hydrolase family 13 protein codes for the protein MKQPNNDTANWWKNAVIYQVYPRSFADSNADGIGDLAGVTSRLEYLADLGIDAIWLSPFYPSPLADGGYDISNYRDVDPRLGTLEDFDQLTRAAHALGIRIIVDIVPNHTSEEHPWFQQALNAGPGSPERDRYIFHDGKGANGEEPPADWQSHFGGSAWERTNDGQWYCHLFAKEQPDLNWGNQEVRQYFLDTLRFWSDRGVDGFRVDVAHSLAKDLSEPLRSQPYLDTRIPVDGTDPLYDRDEVHAIYETWRQVFNEYDPPRMAVAETWHPTSKRTYLYARPTELGQVFDFSLLKASWGAADFRAVIQRSLDDHHGVGGGLTWVLSNHDVPRHASRYALPDDIHPDQWLISNGTSPIVDQNLGLRRARAATLMMLALPGSAYLYQGEELGLPEVPDLPEHALQDPVWFRTGGKLKGRDGCRVPLPWTIAGPSCGFGAGTAWLPQPSEFGKYSVEAQQGVDGSTLEMYREALRRRREIPALASADFAWSDDLPTGIIGFNRGDGFRCLMNAGSESHPLPSGAKVLSASIPVTSEGIPADSTVWLSV
- a CDS encoding APC family permease, whose product is MAERRTAERSEDASLLKVLGNWDALALGFGAMIGFGWVVLTGGWIGSAGTLGAVLAMVAGGVIMGVVGLTYAELTAAMPKAGGEHNFLLRGMGPRWSFIGSWAITGGYVTIVAFEAVALPRTALYLFPGLNQVPLWEIAGSQVHLTWALVGALAAVVITFINIRGVKLAGVAQTFVVLFLLIIGAVLVLGTFTGGSTENMQPLFTGGSAGFFAVLVVVPFLFVGFDVIPQSAEEVKIPARQIGRLVVIAVILATIWYVMTILTTSSAMPAEEIAQADIATADAMGALFGSDLMAKVLIAGGIAGILTSWNSLLLGASRLMYSMARSGMLPGWFGKLHPTYRTPANALMFIGALSFLAPFFGEAMLVWLVDSGAPSIVIAYILVAVVFVILRRKEPSMERPLRIGGAGNGGQAIGIAAVVLCLALLSLYLPGMPAALTPPPWILFGLWWVLGLFFLLRIPRGIKPGEDAEHRLLAALNKR
- a CDS encoding MBL fold metallo-hydrolase, which codes for MRTIAGNCYQLQRSKGANGYLVRTPGHTAVVDPGMAGGYDALLGELRDAAPVVGQVTDILLTHYDADHAQIARRLQRELDAAVWLGAADAAILRRDVSPPTRVRRALFRLAQVEVPETVTELDGERELFEGLSTFPIPGHTPGQMAFQLDDVLFTGDAVRVERGGTIKRFYGALNSDNPLAARTTADLQRRITAGVGWVCPGHNPPARVNIS